A genome region from Rhinoraja longicauda isolate Sanriku21f chromosome 43, sRhiLon1.1, whole genome shotgun sequence includes the following:
- the LOC144612100 gene encoding EEF1A lysine methyltransferase 3-like isoform X2: MELGSGTGIVGILAIRLGGEVTLTDQLEVLGQIEHNVARNVTPSVTPRPRVAALSWGEDQDRFPKDLDVILGSDIVYRPRTFQPLQKTLLHLSHGRTVIYLSSIMSEKMGALDLYGTLLPHLFHCELVHQTRNKEVNIYRVTSKSFSH; this comes from the exons ATGGAGCTGGGGTCCGGGACGGGCATCGTGGGCATCCTTGCCATACGCCTGG GAGGAGAGGTGACCCTGACCGACCAGCTCGAGGTTCTGGGTCAGATCGAGCACAACGTGGCCAGAAACGTCACGCCCTCCGTCACCCCCCGCCCCAGGGTGGCCGCGCTGTCTTGGGGCGAGGACCAGGACCGGTTCCCCAAGGACCTCGACGTGATCCTGGGCTCCGACATCGTCTACCGACCGCGCACCTTCCAACCGCTGCAGAAGACCCTCCTGCACCTGAGCCATGGGCGCACCGTGATCTATCTCAGCTCCATTATGAGCGAGAAGATGGGCGCCCTGGACCTCTACGgcaccctcctccctcatctcttCCACTGCGAGCTGGTCCACCAGACCCGAAACAAAGAGGTCAACATCTACAGGGTCACCAGCAAAAGCTTCAGCCACTAG
- the LOC144612100 gene encoding EEF1A lysine methyltransferase 3-like isoform X1 codes for MMGLVLCRYFEEERITFTGQKVMELGSGTGIVGILAIRLGGEVTLTDQLEVLGQIEHNVARNVTPSVTPRPRVAALSWGEDQDRFPKDLDVILGSDIVYRPRTFQPLQKTLLHLSHGRTVIYLSSIMSEKMGALDLYGTLLPHLFHCELVHQTRNKEVNIYRVTSKSFSH; via the exons GGCCTCGTTCTCTGCCGCTACTTTGAGGAAGAGCGCATCACCTTCACCGGGCAGAAGGTGATGGAGCTGGGGTCCGGGACGGGCATCGTGGGCATCCTTGCCATACGCCTGG GAGGAGAGGTGACCCTGACCGACCAGCTCGAGGTTCTGGGTCAGATCGAGCACAACGTGGCCAGAAACGTCACGCCCTCCGTCACCCCCCGCCCCAGGGTGGCCGCGCTGTCTTGGGGCGAGGACCAGGACCGGTTCCCCAAGGACCTCGACGTGATCCTGGGCTCCGACATCGTCTACCGACCGCGCACCTTCCAACCGCTGCAGAAGACCCTCCTGCACCTGAGCCATGGGCGCACCGTGATCTATCTCAGCTCCATTATGAGCGAGAAGATGGGCGCCCTGGACCTCTACGgcaccctcctccctcatctcttCCACTGCGAGCTGGTCCACCAGACCCGAAACAAAGAGGTCAACATCTACAGGGTCACCAGCAAAAGCTTCAGCCACTAG